The Carassius carassius chromosome 16, fCarCar2.1, whole genome shotgun sequence genome window below encodes:
- the tle2b gene encoding transducin-like enhancer protein 4 isoform X2 encodes MYPQGRHPVPLQPGQSFKFTVLETLDRIKEEFQFLQAQYHSLKIECEKLASEKTEMQRHYIMYYEMSYGLNIEMHKQAEIVKRLSAICAQIIPFLSQEHQQQVVQAVERAKQVTMAELNAIIGQQQLQHLSHHTPGIPLTPHPSGLSLGGTSGLLALTGALGVSAHLANKDERNHLDPEHLREGAPSRSKSVSSTDSQAAEDRQGPSGVYPSQASSDAKRRRCDEKDVLPSHYDSDGDKSEDNLVVDVSNEDPSSPVGSGPLSPRGNGLDRAPTLRKELPGSPSPPPASPPHSPPPGKNKDTAQTDKSQSPSSKSGNSSPSHHDPLTPGPPGPSTSCLRLVNKPSSSADPLALRSPLSMTPGSYPAHFGVVSHAGLNGELASPGGYGGSLTLSPQISAAASAYTRSPMVAYESRSHLRPSGLSSSLPGSSGGKPAYSFHVSADGQMQPVPFPPDALLGPGIPRHARQIHTLSHGEVVCAVTISTSTRHVYTGGKGCVKVWDISQPGSKSPMAQLDCLNRDNYIRSCKILPDGRTLIVGGEASTLSIWDLATPTPRIKAELTSSAPACYALAISPDNKVCFSCCSDGNIVVWDLHNQTLVRQFQGHTDGASCIDISNDGTKLWTGGLDNTVRCWDLREGRQLQQHDFTSQIFSLGYCPTGEWLAVGMESSNVEVLHVSKPDKYQLHLHESCVLSLKFAYCGKWFVSTGKDNLLNAWRTPYGASIFQSKESSSVLSCDVSPDDKYIVTGSGDKKATVYEVVY; translated from the exons GCGGAGATCGTGAAGCGACTCAGTGCTATCTGTGCTCAAATCATCCCTTTCCTCTCTCAGGAG CATCAACAGCAGGTTGTTCAGGCGGTGGAACGAGCCAAACAGGTCACCATGGCAGAGCTCAACGCCATCATAGGG cagcagcagctccagCACCTGTCTCACCACACTCCAGGTATTCCTCTCACTCCTCACCCTTCAGGTCTGTCTCTGGGCGGCACATCGGGGCTGCTGGCCCTCACCGGGGCTCTGGGAGTCTCCGCCCACCTGGCCAACAAGGACGAACGCAACCATCTAGACCCCGAGCACCTGCGAG AGGGTGCACCCAGCAGG AGTAAATCAGTGTCGTCAACTGACAGTCAAGCAGCGGAGGACCGTCAGGGTCCATCAGGGGTTTATCCCTCACAGGCCAGCAGCGATGCCAAACGGAGACGATGTGATGAAAAAGACGTCCTCCCGTCTCACTAC GACAGTGACGGAGACAAGAGCGAGGACAATCTTGTAGTTGATGTCTCAAATGAG GATCCATCCTCTCCTGTAGGCAGTGGCCCTCTGTCTCCACGTGGGAATGGTTTGGATCGAGCCCCGACCCTGAGGAAAGAGCTCCCAGGATCCCCTAGCCCCCCTCCGGCCTCCCCCCCACACAGCCCACCCCCTGGCAAAAATAAGGACACGGCACAA ACAGACAAATCTCAGTCGCCCTCCTCTAAATCAGGCAATTCCTCTCCCTCTCATCATGACCCCCTCACCCCTGGTCCACCGGGGCCCAGCACTTCCTGTTTACGCCTGGTCAACAAACCTTCCTCCTCGGCAGACCCTCTGG CTCTGCGGAGTCCCTTGTCCATGACGCCCGGTTCTTACCCGGCTCACTTTGGGGTGGTGTCCCACGCTGGGCTTAACGGAGAGCTGGCCAGCCCGGGCGGCTACGGAGGCTCGCTCACCCTCTCGCCCCAAATCAGTGCTGCAGCCAGTGCCTACACACGCAGCCCTATG GTAGCGTATGAATCTCGTTCACATCTTAGGCCCTCAGGGCTGTCCTCCTCTCTGCCTGGCTCCTCTGGTGGCAAGCC TGCTTACTCGTTCCACGTGAGCGCAGATGGTCAAATGCAGCCGGTGCCCTTCCCTCCTGACGCCCTCCTGGGGCCTGGCATCCCACGTCACGCCCGTCAGATCCACACCCTCAGTCACGGAGAGGTGGTGTGTGCGGTGACCATCAGCACCTCCACGCGTCACGTCTACACCGGCGGGAAAGGCTGCGTCAAAGTGTGGGACATCAGCCAACCGGGCAGCAAGAGTCCAATGGCCCAACTGGACTGTTTG AATCGAGACAACTACATCAGATCATGTAAGATTCTTCCAGATGGGCGGACTCTGATAGTCGGGGGCGAGGCCAGCACGCTGTCAATCTGGGACTTGGCCACGCCCACTCCGCGCATCAAAGCCGAATTGACGTCCTCGGCTCCGGCCTGCTACGCTCTGGCCATCAGTCCCGACAACAAGGTCTGCTTCTCCTGCTGCAGCGACGGAAACATCGTGGTCTGGGACCTGCACAACCAGACGCTCGTCAG GCAGTTCCAAGGTCACACAGATGGAGCCAGTTGTATCGATATTTCCAACGACGGGACCAAACTGTGGACAGGGGGTCTGGACAACACCGTGCGCTGCTGGGACCTGAGAGAGGGTCGACAGCTGCAGCAGCATGACTTCACCTCACAg ATCTTTTCTCTGGGTTACTGTCCTACGGGCGAGTGGCTTGCAGTGGGGATGGAGAGCAGTAATGTAGAAGTGCTGCACGTCTCCAAACCAGACAAATACCAGCTGCACCTTCACGAAAGCTGCGTTCTCTCGCTCAAGTTTGCCTACTGCG GGAAGTGGTTTGTAAGCACAGGAAAGGACAATCTGCTTAATGCATGGAGGACGCCGTATGGAGCCAGTATTTTCCAg tcAAAGGAGTCCTCATCCGTCCTGAGCTGTGACGTGTCCCCAGACGACAAATATATTGTAACTGGTTCTGGGGATAAGAAAGCCACGGTGTACGAGGTGGTGTATTGA